The following proteins are encoded in a genomic region of Glycine max cultivar Williams 82 chromosome 18, Glycine_max_v4.0, whole genome shotgun sequence:
- the LOC102660119 gene encoding blue copper protein 1a: protein MALSPLSMLVVIATIFLPSVAVAKEFVVGDGHGWTIGFDYAAWAADKTFQVGDVLVFNYAVGEHNVFKVNGTAFQSCTIPPASEALSTGNDRIVLAIPGRKWYICGVEDHCSAGQKLVITVQPQTLPPTLPPSPTPAPSPRQHRPHFGRWVPNIFH, encoded by the exons ATGGCTCTTTCACCACTCAGCATGCTTGTGGTCATTGCCACCATCTTCCTCCCATCCGTTGCTGTGGCCAAGGAATTCGTAGTTGGTGATGGTCATGGATGGACAATAGGCTTTGATTATGCAGCTTGGGCTGCAGATAAGACCTTCCAAGTTGGGGATGTACTTG TATTCAATTATGCTGTTGGAGAACACAATGTGTTCAAAGTGAATGGAACTGCATTCCAGAGCTGCACGATTCCTCCAGCAAGTGAAGCATTGTCTACTGGAAATGACCGTATTGTATTGGCAATTCCTGGCAGAAAATGGTACATATGTGGTGTTGAAGATCACTGCAGTGCTGGCCAAAAGCTTGTTATCACAGTTCAACCCCAAACACTGCCTCCAACTCTACCACCATCACCTACTCCTGCACCTTCGCCTCGTCAACATCGTCCTCATTTTGGTCGATGGGTgcctaatatttttcattaa